ttttctcatatataatatatcatataatagttcaaattaataattaatatatatttttttttaaaaagtatacaaaattttatgcttTAAATAATTTGGGACCTAAGCAACTGCGTAAATAGCCTTGCATTTCCGGATAGAAAGTTCAAATAATTCTTCATCATTCAATTAGGTGCATGCATCTTATTCCAAGCATATTCctcaaagaaaagagagaaaatgtatctaataaatacatattttataacTTCTTAAAAGtatctattgaaaaaaaaacaagaagataaaataaatttaatttattctttaagttaaaattaatttatgcatttCAACTTTTACAGaaactttttcaattttttcaaaaattaatgtggataaattaattgatttttagttttgattcattttttaataattgtttattttaaaaaattatccatgCTTGCCTCAAGAGGGAGAGTATAAATAGTACAGGTTGAGtcataataaacttttttttatttgatttgatttgatatatAGCACATGATTTTAGAGGCAGAGAAAGGGATTGTTAATTTTTAGTATAGTTCAgccttcaaaaaatataaaaattgagtaTAGTTCAATTGAGCTTCTAACTTTACTTGTATTGATAagatttaacaaattaaaagatattttaatttcatttgaggTATTGTAtgtgagattaaaaaaaaaactagtctcCTGCAtaccaagtaaaaaaaatatttaaactttttactTTGTGCttaatgttttgtttcttttttattttatgactatttttaaaatttgacgtggaacaaatgtttttgttttattcagtctctcatttttttagtaaatcaaGTAGTTGGAGAGCATGaattaacatattatttttacgttataaatttaaatttgaacataaagggatctcgaataaaattatattttttcttacaacACATTGcttcattattatttaatattttttagaatttctcaaattatcaactatatttaaaaaaaatgaaatttatttattttctttcccttcaaatatttgatttaagggctcctattttttaattttatatctcaGATCTcagttatttacttatttatactCTCAATgtaattccttttttttgtaaaaaaaaatcctttcctCCAAAatctaagttaaaaaaattatattatttatttatttaaaatattaatgactATTTATATATCTACCAAAAAAACTAACTAtggttatttttcttataattttatagtttttcggattaatatattttaagtttcaATTAAATTACGAATACACATACAAATACTTGCTATATTTGTATCTCTGTGTATgttttaattatcaaatcaCTGACACTAGTTATGTTTGAAAAGTAATCAAtagtattataaaaattatcagTCCCGTTAACATCACATTTTAGTTACAGTTTttcaagcttttttttttatgtcactTTCTTTCTtgtcggtttttttttttaaagtgcaAGGGGCCACTCCTAATTAGAACTCAAAAATTAAATGGTTATAATTCGAAACTGATTTATCTCTTTCAACATCTCTACTACATATTTCTACAGCCAAAAGTTTAAccacaaaagtttcttttccGTTCTCTTTCACTTGTGAGATTGATTTTGGGTGAATCAGCATCACCGTGGAGTGGAGTGCTCATTTTATTACTATGTTCAACATgagtttttttccttcttctttttccttttatatcAACCATgagtgagattttttttttttatcagcttaTGAGTGAGATAATGCTATTAGctgaatgaaagaaaagaaaaaaggttccTGATCCCGTGCCATTAGCTGTGATCTTCCAATCTCACGGGCGACAAATATAGGTATACTAGTTTAATTTTCGTGCCTTGAATTTTAAATTcgcattttataatttataagaatagttttttatattatttgaattttaacatattattaattatttagttcagattttaataaatgtatgttaataaatatttaaatatatttttatatacgcaaatgctttaaaaaattattattattgaaagtcTTGTCCCAAGCAAAATCTCCTTTACTTTAGTGATatattgcatgttttttttttcaactttcttttaaaagaaattaatttttttattttttatttgtatgctTAATTTgggataataaaaatttaatgaattcatttaattacaatAGAATTTAACTaacctacaaaaaaatatagtatatcttttattaaataaattttgaaactaAATATACTTAATAAATCAATTAGTTAATACCGTTAACATAGTCaaatatgtataattaaaacaatcaaatattcaatatataaaccaattttcaataaattataattagcatgaaaattaatatttaatgatatatttatatttggtaTTAATCTTTTAACgcacattaaaataatttttattatatattactatACAAATAATTGCTTTTGAAACTTAAAAGAATTGAatatctcttcttttttttttttgcctgttTTGTTGGTGAATCTGAGTGTTTCACTGCAACACCACGTTTGctgatttcttgtgaaagagcaTCAGTTGATGTCAACTACTTTTGTGTCTATTTATGCATCATCATCGCAATGGGGGTTGGCGTTTCCAAGATGATTGTTGAAAGCAACAGCCTGCAGATGCAGATGCTAAGTACTCATCATGAAAATGGTCAACAATTCTATGTCATTGAGATAATGTTGGATTGCCTATATTTTGGTAGTTAGCTAATATTGACcttcattgttttattttatttttacaactaaagtgagacaacttttgcaattcttttatttttgagagaatatttttaaaatatatttatattaaaaataaaaaaaatagataaaaataattacatgcaATATTAAATGGCTTACCTCAGGCCATATATAGGATTGATTATTTAATGTTCAAATAATCAGAGTTGTCAAATTGACCTACCTGACGCCATATAACCTTGATCCATATGGGTTAGGCAGAAGAAACCTATAGTCTTGTGGGTTAAGCTCAGCCCATGAGtcttaaatttatgaaaatcttGAAGATAACTTTGTTCTccttattttatcaaattcacaattttagttctattttaaaataaatacatttatttttcttattttagaaaatctGTAAGTTTAGTTCAATTTCCAATTTTGCCtacatctattattttttattgtcaatGTCATTCACATTTAAGCTTTCTGCTAATTTACAAAGAAACGTGCAATTGTTTTGGTTCTCCTTTTTGGTCGAagcaattatttttgttaattatgtcGTCTTTGCTTTGGGTACAATAACCACGACGTATAACAGTAGCATCAGATTGTTGGTCCAGATTTCCATATTTTTGCCTTGGCAAAATTTCCTAAAAATGACTCCCACATCCCtttcttttgaaatttcaaaGTAATCCTTTGTCCAGCCTACAGCTGCCAAGTCAAATTCCGAACCAAGAAAAAACCCTAGAATATTTTATGTATCTTTGTTAATGTTTTGATTTCAAAGAACCATAACAGACTCAATTTGAGTTTGTTACAAAGTCCAATGGCATGTTGATATTCAGACACTCAGATACGATCAGAAATCCTCTGTGCATAACTACCTCTAGTTATTACTATATGGACacataaatgaaaaattctgTCAAATACCACTCTGCATCGACACACCTTTGAGGAACCAGTCTGCTAAATCTAAATTTGTAATAAAGTCCAGCACTATGTTCACATTCTAAATAACTCggtcaataataaacaaagcaCAATCTATccaccaattcaaaatttcattaaaacttACTACATTTTCCACTACAATTCATTTCCATTTTTCCCAGCAAGCAATAACAAATATCcattgcctaaaccgaacaaaACCTCACATTCAAAATCCCAACAACGGTAATAGTATATAATAACCAAAATTCAAAGCTAAGGAGAAAAAACTACAACCGCATAATACACTTGATCTGGTGCAAAATAGATGTCGCTCCAAACATTGCGGAtagcaacaacaataataattataaaaaacccTAACCTTTTTTATTTGAGAGTTTTGTGAACGGCAACAGATTCCGACGAATTACGTGTCTCCACCACTTGCTGCTGCTTGATGATGGTGTTCCTCTCGTATTCGCGATACTTGTTGATTGCGGCGGTGCAGATCACTGAAAGGGTTCGTTTTAAATTCGATGCAAGTAACTAACAGAGgaaaatgtgtgtgtgtgtgagagagagagagagacggaATTGGATTACCTGCGGCGCCGACGAAGGAAACGAGACGGAGGAGCTTGGGGCCGGCGGGGCCGGAAATCTCTTCTCCGGTCATCTCTCTCCGCCGCCGATGACTGCTACTAACTCACTTCTCTTCACTAGCTGCCTTGCTCGCTCGCTATCTTTGCACTTCAGTAAGGGCTTGTAAGTTATAAAGCTTTTCTTGTAAAACtggttattttcatttatttaatttaagggATATTTATTTAAGGGATAAATGACTATTTTGACTGTGAATTACCCAAGTATAAACCGGTgaaaatttgattgaataaaatttttaattttattttaatacgtaaaaaaataatataataattatgttacactcgtataattaaataataaattaattcttaaattttataatttattatcaatttaattttaaaaaatataacttattattaaattgatcattaaacaataatatttaataataaaatcatcctATAAACTTTATCATAAAATTCTCACACTTTTACACCTtcatatactaaaaaaaattttgttgttgaaatACTAAATTATCATCTTTTTGCATATTCATACCCAAATTATCATTTacttttatactttatttatttgaagaagAGTAAAATATACTACttctaatttctttaaaataataaaattagagtttaatgTATATGTACTGTTTTTgagatttaattataaattaatatttaaagataattattttaaaagttaataaatttatgatatataataagatgtgattaaaaaattataaaaaattttatattatctgtggataacttttttccataaaattattagatattaaTAATccttcaaaaagaaaatatagtcTCTTTactttaagattttttattttatttttaattataaaaggtCACCTtagttttaaactttgaaattgaataaaaatcaatttgacaATTTTACTTGGCACCCAAATTTTCCGTCTCCCCCTTCTCAATTGACCAATTTCGGTTGAACGGACACGTCAAAGTCATTTTCGAGGTGCTTCCAAACGACGACGTTTGCCCCTCATTCGAAACAAGGGTTTTTAGGACCCCTTCACCCTTCGGATTCCGCCACCGCCATAACGCCGTAGCTGCTGGCGAACGATTTCTGGGTTTGTTATTTTCACCTCAAAGTTCCAATCTTTACCCTCGACATGGCGAAGGGAGCAACTTCAAAACTTAACATCGCAATAATTCACCCAGATCTTGGCATAGGTAAATAACCACTCTCCCCATTGCTTTCCATTCTATTCAAATTAAAACCCAACAATTTATAGAATTTCcactaatttaatttgtttaaaacaaaattttttggTTTGATGAAACTATATTCTGCTATGTTCCCTGTTGACTGTAGTTGATTTCCCATTACCTTGTGATTGTTTTTTTAGGTGGAGCTGAGAGATTGATTGTAGATGCTGCCGTTGAGCTTGCGTCCCAAGGCCATAAAGTTCATGTTTTTACTGCACATCATGATAAAAACAGATGCTTTGAGGAAACTGTTGCTGGTGAACCTCTCTATatgaatgtgtgtgtgtgtggcaaAATCGATTGACCACATGTGTCAAACTTTTCTACTTACACCATTTAATAACTTCTagaatacaaatttttaatCAATCTAACTGGTGGTATGTTATCTTTCTAATCATGTTTATCAAATTCCACATAAATGGAACATTTGTTATGTTATCTAGCAATGCACATTTACTTATACTTTAAATAACATATTATCTGTCTAAAACAAGTAGTGTGATAAAGTAGCAATAGTTCTTcatttgtataaaattttataaacatgatCTACTTTATAAGAACTTTCAATTCAACAGTTAGATTGATTAATTTTGCATTTTACAAAAAGTTGTTAAGTGGTGTAAGTAAAAAAGTTTAACatctgatgagaattgattatgttcatatacacacacacacacacagagatgTGTTTCTGTTCTTTATAAAGAAATAGCATTGCCATTAAAACATGGTTTTGACTTGTGACTGTTTCAGGCACCTTTCCAGTTACTGTGCATGGTTCCTTTCTTCCCCGGCATATATTCTACCGTCTTCATGCATTGTGTGCATACCTTCGGTGCCTATTTGTTGCTTTCTGTGTACTTTTCATGTGGCATTCATTTGATGTTATCCTGGCAGATCAAGTCTCTGTGGTTATTCCCATCTTGAAActcaaaagatcaacaaaggTAGCCAAAGAGGAGGAAAAAGAAATCATATGTGAATTTAAGTTCTGACATCTTCAATTCTTActtgtttcattttctttggtAGGTTGTATTCTACTGCCATTTTCCAGACTTGTTGCTGGCTCAACATTCAACTTTCATTAGGAGAATGTATCGAAAACCAATAGACCTTGCAGAAGAAATAACAACTGGTTTGGCTTGCAtccttgctttatttttttcccctctGAATATATTTTCTAGTGTACATGTTGAATCATGCATCTTATTAAGCTTTGCCGAATTGCAGGAATGGCTGATTTGATACTTGTTAACAGCAAGTTCACTGCATCTACTTTTGCAAATACTTTTAAGTATCTAGATGCTAAAGGAATTCGACCAGCTGTTTTATATCCAGCGGTTAATGTGGATCAGTTCAATGAACCCAGTTCCTTTAAGTAAATGACATGTTTGTAGATATATGGTTGATGCTTTATGAGATTATGCATGTAGCTAATTCTTATATCCAATTTTACAAACTTCATGTATAGAATCATAGTCTTAATTTGGTTTGTTTCTTCTGTTGTAGGCTGAATTTTCTTTCCATCAATCGCTTTGAAAGGAAGAAGAATATACAATTAGCTATTTCAGCTTTTGCTATGCTTAACTCACCCGAAGGAGTTCTTAAGCATAAAGATATTACTAATGCTTCTTTGACTATTGCAGGTGAGCATGTTTTGTTTATGGCTCTGTGCTTCTGATGATAGATATTATGGTAACGTTATGTGCATACTAATTGTCATGGGACTGGAGTATCTGTTCTGACTTCTGATGCATGTGCCTCATACTGGAGTTGGTATGGTGGTGTCTTCATTTTCAAGATAtaagatattattttaaatgaaagttATGTTTGGTTTGTAGTTAAGTTTCAAAACTCTTCTATTCTCTTCAAGGGACTTTGTTGTTCTGCAGAATCTGCTCAATCTTGCAGTTTATGTGTAAATTATCTAGTGTGCCTTTGTGATGCAATCATTTCTCAAACAGGTTCATGATCTGGGATTTGTCAATTTGTTTCTTATTAAACCTTGTGATGCAATCATTTCTCAAACAGGTGTATCTGGGATTTGTCAATGTTCTTCTTACTGGACCTTTTCATAATTGTCGTGGAAAGTGCATtaagtttattttctattataattaCTTAACTAGATTGGTGTTTATTAACCATTATCTGGTGACAGAaagttcttttataaaaattttaagttcTTTGCCATCAAATGAAAGGTGAAATGCATAGTTATGACAAGGTTACAAACCTTATCTGTTTAAGAATTAGATTTTCATATTGTTTTAAACAAGGAAATTTAGATCAtgtgaaaataatttcatttggtTTGTTTATCACTATAAGTCATCAACACTTCTCTGGGATAGTGAATCAGAATAACATAATATTACAgagaaaatattgattttttttatatgatataacATTTAACATAGAATAGcacctatttatttttatctgagACTGACAGTGAAGTGTATTTGTACAAATTTTGAGCAGAAAACGATGAGCAAATCTTGTTGAAAGGCATTTAGTATCTGTTAATAACACGATTAAAACACCTTTTGCTAAGCTGTCTGGATGTGATCCATTAGTATATGCTGATAAAAATTGGCAATCAAGTGCAAGGAAGCAAGCACTCTGTTGTGCAAGCTTGGAGGATCAATATACAGGAACATCTTCCTTGTATTtaagcaaataatttttttattaaagatctttgaatgttgTCAGAATTTATCACTATGAGTGTAAGTTTTTGGTACCTGTCAATTCAAGTCTTAGAGTTAGAAATTTATTGATTTCCACTTGCTTGGTGTGTTAGGTTTAGTTATATTTGAAGGCCTTCGTATGACATTCtactataatttattaatgtattttCTAGGTAGAGCTGCTGGGTCTTAAGTTTGAACAACCCATGCATGACTCATTCATTTCACTTTGAAGCATTTGTGCACATTCAATGATTAAAAACCTTATTGTCATAAATTGTGCCAGGTGGCTTTGATAAACGGTTGAAGGAGAATGTGGAATACTTAGAAGAGCTTAAAGATTTAGCTGAAAAGGAAGGAGTctctaataaaataagattCATCACGTCTTGCTCTACAGCTGAAAGGAATGAACTTCTTTCTGAATGCTTGTGTGTCCTTTACACGCCAAAGGTATGTAAACCTTCCAAATTATGATTCCTGACAATTGGTAGAAACTGAATGAAGAAGAGAGTTTTACATAAAGATCTTTGATGCAGGATGAGCACTTTGGCATTGTTCCTTTGGAGGCAATGGCAGCTTATAAACCTGTTATTGCATGCAATAGTGGTGGCCCTGTGGAGTCAATTAAGAATGGTGTAACGGGATTCCTTTGTGATCCTACACCACAGGAGTTTTCTTTAGCAATGGCTAAGCTCATAAATGATCCCCAGGAGGCAGAAAGAATGGGGAGAGAAGCTAGGAGGCATGTTGCTGAGTCATTCTCTACAAAGTCATTTGGCCAGCATCTAAATAGATATCTAGTTGACATTCACCGGGGAAAGGAGGATTGAGTTTGACATTGGATAGCATGATTTTTGCCCTCTAATTGTTAACTGCAATTGGTGACCATTCAACTTGCTGTTCAGATTTTAGTGGCTTAGTTAACTATTTGCTACAAGTTCTATTTtcaagataatttttattttataccaatatACCATGTAAATCTGAATCAGAGATGATGACATGTTCAATGTTCCAAGTCTTGCTCCTTTTGGATATATTCTTACAATAATAGGaaagttactttttttaattgttatgttACCTTAAGTTTTTTTTGCTAAATGTTACCTCGGTTTGTTTTAGGCAATGCTACCttagttttaattatatatatatatatatatatatatatatatatatatatatatataaacaacttttataaaaactttAACTCGTTTGCTTCTATGTATTCTCAGGTTTCTTAACTTCAATAACTGATATAAACAGAATTGGAGAGACTTGGAGTTAATTACTATAAGATATCACGATGTCGGGGTGTGGAAGCAATTTATTATCGACTCACCCAAAAGTTAAATCTATCTTTTCTAGAAAGATAAATGCTAGCAACACATCTCTATGGCACTCTTTTGAACACAgtattagttgaaatttataggaaaaaaacaaaataagcctgaccaaattttatttgttcAGATCCATATTAAGTTGCTATTTAAGAAGcctgacaaaaaaataattatgtttcagaaattcaagtaa
Above is a window of Glycine soja cultivar W05 chromosome 12, ASM419377v2, whole genome shotgun sequence DNA encoding:
- the LOC114379181 gene encoding alpha-1,3/1,6-mannosyltransferase ALG2-like encodes the protein MAKGATSKLNIAIIHPDLGIGGAERLIVDAAVELASQGHKVHVFTAHHDKNRCFEETVAGTFPVTVHGSFLPRHIFYRLHALCAYLRCLFVAFCVLFMWHSFDVILADQVSVVIPILKLKRSTKVVFYCHFPDLLLAQHSTFIRRMYRKPIDLAEEITTGMADLILVNSKFTASTFANTFKYLDAKGIRPAVLYPAVNVDQFNEPSSFKLNFLSINRFERKKNIQLAISAFAMLNSPEGVLKHKDITNASLTIAGGFDKRLKENVEYLEELKDLAEKEGVSNKIRFITSCSTAERNELLSECLCVLYTPKDEHFGIVPLEAMAAYKPVIACNSGGPVESIKNGVTGFLCDPTPQEFSLAMAKLINDPQEAERMGREARRHVAESFSTKSFGQHLNRYLVDIHRGKED